A genomic window from Chitinophaga pollutisoli includes:
- a CDS encoding MFS transporter — protein sequence MNSTVIGRYRWRIVALLFFATTICYIDRQVLSMISTDETFQKDILGLSSDHVMQASDHADFKKALGNTDAAFKLAYSLGFLIVGWFLDRVGVRKGFPIALGLWSLSGMLHGLVKSAGGLIGARFLLGIGEAGNFPSANKTISEWLPRKERSQATGIMNAGANIGVIATALAVPVLNHHFGWRVCFIVTGALGFILIAFWIKMYRKPRESQSLGATELAHIESDMEQEPPGKVSWIRLFGYRQTWAFAGAKFLTDSVWYFFLTWLPLFFVRNNTLDQKLDISSVGFTFVFIYIISDVGSIFFGWLTTRFMKNGWSLNRARKTTLLLCGLCALPIFFAAYTTSFYVAVLIIALGTAAHQGFSSNILTMPGDLFPKYAVGSVTGIGGTLGGIAGAMMTWYAGHTDSYVPFFIYGSTAYLIATLVIHLCVPKMERAQLA from the coding sequence ATGAATTCCACTGTAATTGGCCGGTATCGCTGGCGAATTGTTGCATTGCTCTTTTTTGCTACCACGATATGTTATATAGACCGGCAGGTGTTGTCGATGATCTCTACGGACGAAACGTTCCAGAAAGATATCCTGGGCCTTTCTTCCGACCATGTGATGCAGGCATCCGACCATGCGGATTTTAAGAAAGCGTTGGGTAATACCGATGCTGCTTTCAAGCTTGCCTACTCACTGGGTTTCCTCATCGTGGGGTGGTTCCTTGACCGGGTGGGCGTTCGTAAAGGCTTCCCCATCGCATTGGGCTTATGGAGCCTTTCAGGCATGTTGCACGGTTTGGTGAAGAGTGCGGGGGGATTGATCGGTGCGCGGTTTTTACTGGGGATCGGCGAAGCAGGTAACTTCCCGTCAGCCAATAAAACAATATCCGAATGGTTGCCCCGGAAGGAACGATCACAGGCAACCGGTATCATGAACGCAGGAGCCAACATCGGGGTGATCGCCACGGCATTGGCCGTACCAGTGCTAAACCACCACTTCGGCTGGCGGGTATGCTTCATCGTTACCGGTGCTTTGGGCTTTATCCTCATCGCCTTCTGGATAAAAATGTACCGCAAGCCCCGCGAAAGCCAATCCCTCGGCGCCACTGAGCTTGCCCATATTGAAAGCGATATGGAACAGGAGCCCCCGGGGAAAGTGTCCTGGATCAGGCTCTTCGGCTACCGCCAGACCTGGGCTTTCGCCGGTGCTAAATTCCTGACCGACAGCGTTTGGTATTTCTTCCTCACATGGCTCCCGCTATTTTTTGTCCGCAATAACACACTCGATCAAAAGCTGGATATCTCATCCGTAGGATTCACTTTCGTATTCATCTACATCATCTCCGACGTGGGCAGTATCTTCTTTGGATGGTTAACTACCCGGTTTATGAAAAACGGCTGGTCCCTCAACCGCGCCCGCAAAACCACGCTTTTGCTTTGCGGTCTTTGCGCCCTGCCCATCTTCTTCGCGGCTTATACCACCAGCTTCTATGTAGCGGTGCTTATCATTGCGCTGGGGACCGCCGCGCACCAGGGTTTTTCATCCAACATCCTCACCATGCCCGGTGATCTGTTCCCGAAATATGCAGTAGGTTCCGTAACCGGTATCGGCGGTACATTGGGCGGAATCGCAGGTGCCATGATGACCTGGTACGCAGGCCACACCGACAGCTACGTTCCTTTCTTCATCTATGGCAGCACCGCTTATCTCATCGCCACGCTGGTAATCCACCTTTGCGTGCCGAAAATGGAAAGAGCACAATTGGCGTAA
- the eda gene encoding bifunctional 4-hydroxy-2-oxoglutarate aldolase/2-dehydro-3-deoxy-phosphogluconate aldolase, translating into MTTQPDTIVKAFESTKVIPVFYHEDPEVCAEVMKACYAGGIRVFEFTNRGEQARQNFAHLRDLKIASMPDMQLGIGTIKNAADAKTFTEMGADFIVCPVTDPETAAYCHTAGILWVPGCMTPTEISVAEKNGALLVKLFPGSALGPDFVKAIKPLFPGLKFMPTGGVEPEAANLKAWFGAGVVCVGMGSNLIPKEILAKRDWSSLSEKIKQTFALLKSLQ; encoded by the coding sequence ATGACAACGCAACCAGATACAATTGTAAAAGCATTTGAAAGCACGAAGGTGATCCCGGTGTTTTACCACGAGGACCCGGAAGTGTGCGCGGAAGTGATGAAAGCCTGTTACGCAGGTGGTATCCGCGTTTTCGAATTTACCAATCGCGGGGAGCAGGCCCGTCAGAATTTTGCGCATCTGCGCGACCTGAAAATAGCTTCCATGCCGGATATGCAGCTGGGCATCGGTACCATCAAGAACGCTGCCGACGCAAAAACTTTCACGGAGATGGGCGCCGACTTCATCGTGTGCCCGGTGACCGATCCTGAAACGGCCGCGTATTGCCATACTGCCGGCATCCTCTGGGTCCCGGGATGCATGACGCCGACGGAGATTTCCGTGGCCGAAAAGAACGGGGCGCTGCTGGTGAAGTTGTTTCCCGGGAGCGCGCTGGGCCCCGATTTCGTGAAAGCGATCAAACCGCTGTTTCCCGGTCTGAAATTCATGCCCACCGGCGGCGTGGAACCGGAAGCCGCCAACCTGAAGGCATGGTTCGGCGCAGGCGTGGTCTGCGTGGGCATGGGTTCCAACCTGATACCAAAAGAAATCCTCGCAAAACGGGATTGGTCAAGCCTTTCCGAGAAAATCAAGCAAACGTTTGCATTATTAAAGTCATTACAGTAA
- a CDS encoding sugar kinase produces MQPVSVITFGEILFRLSPDWANHRAAMYVGGAEANVAAALGTWGDSVAYISKAPDNGLSRQALAQLESAGIKTDRMLWGGDRIGAYYLSQGADLKHAEVVYDRKYSSFSEIQPGTVDWDALLDGANWFHWSAISPALNANAAEICREVLEAATRKGMTISTDLNYRSKLWQYGKTPLEVMPALTQYCHVIMGNIWAADMMLGVPLNKAAVEPDTKDGYLQAARESAAAIIAKFPKCDRVAFTFRFSGGATHNLYYAVYYTGGELFVSRQYETNEVVDRVGSGDSFMAGLIHGNIHNFDPQEIIGYAAASAYTKLFRTGDFNLTPRETITQMM; encoded by the coding sequence ATGCAACCAGTATCAGTCATTACTTTCGGAGAGATATTATTCCGCCTGTCGCCCGATTGGGCCAATCACCGCGCCGCGATGTATGTAGGCGGGGCGGAAGCCAATGTAGCCGCGGCCCTGGGCACCTGGGGCGACAGCGTGGCGTATATCAGCAAAGCCCCCGATAACGGGTTGAGCCGCCAGGCGCTCGCGCAGCTCGAAAGCGCCGGTATCAAAACGGACAGGATGCTATGGGGCGGCGACAGGATAGGGGCGTATTACCTTTCGCAGGGCGCCGACCTGAAGCATGCAGAAGTGGTATACGACCGCAAGTATTCGAGTTTCAGCGAGATACAGCCTGGAACGGTGGATTGGGACGCACTGCTCGACGGCGCCAACTGGTTCCACTGGAGCGCTATTTCGCCGGCACTGAACGCCAACGCAGCGGAGATTTGCCGGGAAGTGCTGGAAGCGGCCACCCGCAAAGGGATGACCATTTCCACCGATCTCAATTACCGCAGCAAGTTATGGCAATACGGCAAAACGCCGCTGGAAGTGATGCCCGCCCTGACGCAGTATTGCCATGTGATCATGGGCAATATCTGGGCGGCCGACATGATGCTGGGCGTGCCTTTGAATAAGGCAGCCGTGGAACCGGATACGAAAGACGGATACCTGCAGGCGGCGCGCGAATCCGCTGCAGCCATTATTGCAAAGTTTCCGAAGTGCGACCGGGTGGCGTTTACGTTCAGGTTTTCGGGAGGCGCCACGCATAACCTGTATTACGCCGTGTATTATACCGGCGGCGAGTTGTTCGTGAGCCGGCAATATGAGACGAATGAAGTGGTGGACCGTGTGGGCAGCGGCGACAGTTTTATGGCGGGGCTGATCCACGGCAATATCCACAACTTCGATCCGCAGGAAATCATCGGCTATGCCGCGGCGTCGGCTTACACGAAGCTTTTCCGGACGGGGGATTTCAACCTCACCCCGCGCGAAACGATTACGCAAATGATGTAA
- the uxaC gene encoding glucuronate isomerase, which translates to MKQFLSEDFLLQTETARRLYFDYAKDMPVIDYHNHLPPDEIASDKKFANMTEIWLKGDHYKWRAMRANGVSEDLITGDADDFTKFRVWAETVPFTARNPLYHWSAMELANPFGIRETLNGDNAMKIYEACNAQLPQYSTRSLLQHFNVKALCTTDDPADSLEHHKALRGEGFGVKVLPTFRPDKAMAVEDPAAFKAYTGKLGAAAGIEIDSYQSLIDALKKRHDYFHEAGGRLSDHGLNYFIYSDFTDAALEQAFQRVFSGRQLDAAATAMFKSATLHFVCQWNHAKGWVQQFHVGAIRNNNSRLLQRLGADAGVDSIGDWSMAEAMSRFFDRLDAGNQLAKTIVYNLNPSNNEVFATMVGNFQDGSVAGKMQFGSGWWFLDQKDGMEKQMNALSNMGLISRFVGMLTDSRSFLSYSRHEYFRRILCNLFGNDVENGELPADIPWLGKTVQNICYNNAQAYFSF; encoded by the coding sequence ATGAAACAATTTCTGTCGGAAGACTTTTTATTACAGACTGAAACGGCCCGGCGCCTGTATTTCGATTACGCGAAAGACATGCCGGTAATCGATTACCATAACCATTTGCCGCCCGACGAGATCGCGTCCGACAAAAAGTTCGCGAACATGACGGAGATCTGGCTGAAGGGCGACCACTATAAATGGCGCGCCATGCGGGCCAACGGTGTGTCCGAAGACCTGATTACCGGTGATGCAGATGATTTCACAAAGTTCCGGGTGTGGGCTGAAACGGTGCCCTTCACCGCGCGGAACCCGCTCTATCACTGGAGCGCGATGGAACTGGCGAATCCTTTCGGTATCCGGGAAACGCTGAACGGCGACAATGCAATGAAGATATATGAAGCCTGCAACGCGCAGTTGCCGCAATATTCCACGCGCAGCCTGTTGCAGCATTTTAATGTGAAGGCCCTATGCACCACCGATGATCCCGCAGACTCGCTGGAACATCACAAAGCTTTGCGGGGCGAGGGGTTCGGCGTCAAGGTACTGCCGACGTTCCGGCCCGATAAAGCGATGGCGGTGGAAGATCCTGCGGCCTTCAAAGCCTACACGGGCAAACTGGGCGCCGCGGCAGGGATTGAAATTGACAGTTATCAATCCCTGATCGATGCACTGAAAAAACGCCACGATTATTTCCATGAAGCCGGCGGCCGCTTGTCGGACCACGGCCTCAATTATTTCATCTATAGCGATTTTACGGATGCTGCGTTGGAACAGGCTTTCCAGCGCGTGTTCTCGGGAAGGCAGCTGGATGCCGCCGCCACAGCGATGTTCAAATCCGCCACGCTGCACTTTGTATGCCAGTGGAACCACGCGAAAGGCTGGGTGCAGCAGTTTCACGTAGGGGCCATCCGGAACAACAACAGCCGTTTACTGCAGCGGCTCGGTGCGGACGCGGGCGTGGATTCCATCGGCGACTGGTCGATGGCCGAGGCCATGAGCCGCTTCTTCGACCGGCTGGATGCGGGCAACCAGCTGGCTAAAACGATCGTCTATAACCTGAACCCCTCCAACAACGAAGTGTTTGCCACAATGGTGGGCAATTTCCAGGACGGAAGCGTAGCCGGGAAGATGCAGTTCGGATCGGGTTGGTGGTTTTTGGATCAGAAAGACGGCATGGAGAAACAGATGAACGCGCTCAGCAACATGGGACTGATCAGCCGTTTCGTAGGCATGCTCACCGATTCGAGGAGCTTCCTGTCGTATAGCCGCCATGAGTATTTCAGGAGAATATTGTGTAATTTGTTCGGCAACGACGTGGAAAACGGAGAATTGCCCGCCGATATTCCCTGGCTGGGCAAAACGGTGCAGAATATATGCTATAACAACGCGCAGGCGTATTTTTCTTTTTAA
- a CDS encoding tagaturonate reductase produces the protein MNHPQWGVTSDYFQLPEKILQFGTGVLLRGLVDYLVDKANKQGVFNGRIAIVKSTDGGDAGAFHAQDGLFTTHIKGVSQGKPVDQYLVNASVSRVLQSNADWEAVLEAACQPTMEIIVSNTTEVGIQYVEENIAAGVPASFPGKLLAILFERYRRKLPGFVIIPTELVVDNGELLRSIVLKLAAYNGLPENFIQWISQGNRFCSSLVDRIVPGRPKNLSECWEEAGYEDELWIDSEPFLLWAIEGDAGVAQKLGFHQADDRMLIAPTITPYREQKLRILNGSHTAAVTLGYLSGLNTVYECMQDSYMRRFFETVVKGEILPTLEHLGPQVATFATDVLDRFDNPSIEHKLISITFQQSSKMNARNVQTILRYRESKGLLPEMMLLGFACTLLFLRPAREKDGKYQGQRGDQFYDITDENAAVFAGHWQGAAAPSYPEISAMVRNICGDGRLWQTDLNQLPGFADTVTDHLIGMMQNGVKEYIIHHSKVL, from the coding sequence ATGAATCACCCGCAATGGGGCGTTACATCCGATTACTTTCAATTACCGGAAAAAATCCTGCAGTTCGGAACCGGCGTACTGCTGCGGGGGCTGGTCGACTACCTGGTTGATAAAGCCAACAAGCAAGGCGTTTTCAACGGCCGTATCGCGATCGTGAAAAGCACCGACGGCGGCGACGCAGGCGCTTTCCACGCCCAGGACGGACTGTTCACCACCCATATTAAAGGCGTTTCCCAGGGGAAACCGGTGGATCAATACCTGGTCAACGCTTCTGTTAGCCGTGTATTGCAATCGAATGCAGATTGGGAGGCGGTGTTGGAAGCGGCCTGTCAGCCCACCATGGAAATTATCGTGTCCAACACCACGGAAGTGGGCATCCAGTATGTGGAAGAGAATATCGCGGCCGGCGTTCCTGCGTCGTTCCCCGGGAAACTCCTGGCCATCCTCTTCGAACGCTACCGCCGGAAACTCCCGGGATTCGTGATCATACCCACCGAACTGGTGGTCGACAACGGGGAACTGCTCCGTTCCATCGTGCTCAAACTGGCGGCTTACAACGGATTGCCGGAAAACTTCATCCAGTGGATCAGCCAGGGCAACCGTTTTTGCAGCTCGCTGGTAGACCGCATCGTGCCCGGCAGGCCCAAGAACCTGTCGGAATGCTGGGAAGAAGCGGGGTACGAAGACGAGCTCTGGATCGATTCTGAGCCTTTCCTCCTCTGGGCCATCGAAGGCGATGCCGGTGTGGCGCAGAAACTGGGATTCCACCAGGCGGACGACCGGATGCTCATCGCACCCACCATCACGCCCTACCGCGAACAAAAGCTCCGCATCCTAAACGGCAGCCACACCGCCGCGGTGACGCTCGGCTACCTTTCCGGGCTTAACACCGTTTACGAATGCATGCAGGACAGCTATATGCGACGTTTCTTCGAAACCGTGGTGAAAGGAGAAATTCTCCCCACACTGGAACACCTTGGTCCGCAGGTAGCCACCTTCGCGACAGACGTGCTCGACCGCTTCGACAATCCTTCCATCGAACATAAACTCATTTCCATCACCTTCCAGCAGAGCAGCAAGATGAATGCGCGCAACGTGCAGACCATCCTCCGCTACCGCGAAAGCAAAGGCCTGCTGCCGGAGATGATGCTGCTGGGTTTCGCCTGCACCCTGCTTTTCCTGCGGCCCGCCCGGGAGAAGGACGGCAAGTACCAGGGCCAGCGCGGCGACCAGTTCTACGATATCACCGACGAAAACGCGGCCGTTTTCGCGGGGCACTGGCAGGGAGCAGCGGCGCCGTCGTATCCCGAAATATCCGCCATGGTGCGGAACATTTGCGGGGACGGGCGCCTTTGGCAAACCGACCTCAACCAGCTGCCCGGTTTCGCCGACACCGTGACGGACCATCTCATCGGCATGATGCAAAACGGCGTTAAGGAATATATCATCCACCATTCCAAGGTTTTATAA
- the mnmA gene encoding tRNA 2-thiouridine(34) synthase MnmA, whose product MSKHGKVLVAMSGGIDSTVTALMLHEQGYEVVGITMKTWDYASAGASKKETGCCNLDSFNDARAAAVHHGFPHFILDIRDEFGDFVINNFVDEYLAGRTPNPCVLCNTHIKWRALMKRADAMDCAFIATGHYGRIRVENDRGIISKGVDETKDQSYVLWGLDQDVIKRTLLPLGGYRKTEIRQMAFDFGYPELAKKAESYEICFVPDNDYRGFLKRKVDGLEERVNGGNFVLADGTIVGKHKGYPFYTIGQRKGLDIALGRPIFVTEIIPETNTVVLGDEVELNRSEMNVGGINLVKYDHLPEGMESVVKVRYKDKGTLAILYNSEDGLVKVHFYDQVKGIAPGQSAVFYEGDDVLGGGIIRR is encoded by the coding sequence ATGAGCAAGCATGGAAAAGTGCTGGTAGCCATGAGCGGGGGTATCGACAGTACCGTTACCGCCCTTATGCTGCATGAGCAGGGTTACGAAGTGGTCGGCATTACGATGAAGACCTGGGATTATGCGTCCGCCGGGGCCTCCAAGAAAGAGACCGGCTGCTGCAACCTGGATTCCTTCAACGATGCCCGCGCCGCCGCCGTGCATCATGGTTTCCCGCACTTCATTCTCGATATACGCGACGAATTCGGCGATTTCGTCATCAATAACTTCGTGGACGAGTACCTCGCAGGCCGCACGCCGAACCCCTGCGTCCTTTGCAACACCCACATCAAGTGGCGCGCCCTCATGAAACGGGCGGACGCCATGGATTGCGCTTTCATCGCCACCGGCCACTACGGCCGGATCCGCGTCGAAAACGACAGGGGCATCATCAGCAAAGGGGTGGACGAAACCAAAGACCAGAGCTACGTGCTCTGGGGCCTCGATCAGGATGTCATCAAACGCACCCTCCTCCCCCTCGGCGGCTACCGCAAAACCGAAATCCGCCAGATGGCATTCGACTTCGGTTACCCCGAGCTGGCCAAGAAAGCCGAAAGCTATGAAATCTGCTTCGTGCCCGACAACGATTACCGCGGATTCCTGAAACGCAAGGTCGACGGCCTGGAAGAACGCGTGAATGGTGGCAACTTCGTACTGGCCGACGGCACCATCGTAGGCAAGCACAAAGGTTACCCTTTCTACACCATCGGACAGCGCAAGGGCCTCGACATCGCCCTTGGCCGGCCCATTTTCGTCACTGAAATCATCCCGGAAACCAATACCGTGGTGCTGGGCGACGAAGTGGAACTGAACCGCAGCGAAATGAATGTGGGCGGCATCAACCTCGTGAAATACGACCATCTCCCCGAAGGCATGGAGTCGGTGGTGAAAGTGCGTTACAAAGACAAAGGCACGCTGGCTATCCTCTACAATTCGGAAGACGGCCTCGTGAAAGTGCATTTTTATGACCAGGTGAAAGGCATCGCCCCCGGTCAGAGCGCCGTTTTTTATGAAGGCGACGACGTGCTGGGCGGCGGTATCATCCGCAGATAA
- a CDS encoding Fmu (Sun) domain-containing protein has product MTRWENYLRSAAAVLEEYDGSVPLHHFLKQFFKARPQMGSRDRKTVQQLVYRYFRLGRWQMDMQVADRLLLATFLCETAPDAMLEALRPEFSSHMTESLDEKLAVAGLTWDPAAVFPGIGHLSPSIQKEDFTRSFLQQPRLFIRARPGRKAALLKQLEKAGVTYATAGPDAIALPNGTKTEAILPEKNWYEIQDLSSQETGLRFHPRKIEYWWDCCAASGGKSILLHDRQPDIRLLVTDVRASILENLRRRFAEAGVREYDSRVVDLTAPHPATQLPHTSFNGIILDAPCTGSGTWGRTPENLYYFDPVKIAAYAALQKKIAGNVSKLLAPGGTLIYITCSVFREENEDAAVFLERDCGLRIEESTVVEGYRRFADSMFVTVARRD; this is encoded by the coding sequence ATGACGCGATGGGAAAATTACCTCCGGTCGGCCGCGGCCGTGCTGGAAGAATACGATGGCAGCGTGCCGCTGCACCATTTTCTGAAGCAATTCTTCAAAGCCAGGCCTCAAATGGGCAGCCGCGACCGTAAAACGGTACAGCAGCTCGTTTACCGCTATTTCCGCCTGGGCCGCTGGCAAATGGATATGCAGGTGGCAGACCGACTCCTGCTGGCCACTTTCCTTTGCGAAACAGCGCCGGACGCCATGCTGGAAGCCCTCCGTCCCGAATTCTCCTCCCATATGACGGAATCACTGGACGAAAAGCTGGCCGTAGCCGGTCTGACCTGGGATCCGGCCGCTGTGTTCCCCGGCATTGGTCATCTTTCCCCATCCATTCAAAAAGAAGATTTCACCCGCTCGTTCCTGCAGCAGCCGCGGCTGTTCATCCGTGCCCGTCCGGGCCGCAAAGCCGCCCTGCTCAAACAGCTGGAAAAGGCGGGCGTTACCTACGCCACCGCCGGGCCAGACGCCATCGCCTTGCCCAACGGCACCAAAACCGAAGCCATCCTGCCCGAGAAAAACTGGTACGAGATCCAGGACCTCTCTTCACAGGAGACCGGGCTGCGCTTCCATCCCCGGAAGATAGAGTATTGGTGGGATTGCTGCGCCGCCAGCGGGGGCAAATCCATCCTGCTGCACGACCGCCAGCCCGATATCCGGCTGCTCGTGACCGACGTGCGGGCTTCCATCCTGGAAAACCTCCGCCGGCGATTTGCCGAAGCGGGCGTCAGGGAGTACGATTCGCGTGTGGTGGACCTCACGGCCCCGCATCCCGCCACGCAGCTGCCGCATACTTCTTTCAACGGCATCATCCTCGACGCGCCCTGCACCGGTTCCGGCACCTGGGGCCGTACGCCGGAAAACCTTTATTATTTCGACCCGGTGAAGATCGCAGCTTATGCCGCTTTGCAGAAAAAGATCGCCGGGAACGTATCGAAGCTCCTGGCGCCCGGGGGAACGCTGATTTATATTACCTGCTCGGTGTTCCGGGAAGAGAATGAAGACGCGGCGGTATTCCTGGAGCGGGACTGCGGCCTCCGGATCGAAGAAAGTACGGTGGTTGAAGGGTATAGGCGGTTTGCGGATTCGATGTTCGTGACCGTGGCGAGAAGAGACTAA